In Streptomyces sp. NBC_00414, a single window of DNA contains:
- a CDS encoding DUF2848 domain-containing protein, which produces MAVLTFELPDGSTRDVDVRQVLNAGYAGRGQDEVAAHVAELARLGVPAPSVTPALYPVSPYLAQQTDRVSVQHARTSGEAEWALVVAADGELLLTAACDHTDRDLEVHGVAWSKNAGPDVLARRAWRLDDVQTRIDDLTLRAWVTHRGQETEIQHGTLAELLTPGYWAGVLRSRGDLVPGTVLISGTIPMTEDVDQFAEAWRVELGDPATGDTIRLAYEVLPLPAPIG; this is translated from the coding sequence GTGGCTGTGCTGACCTTCGAGCTGCCCGACGGTTCCACCCGTGACGTCGACGTGCGGCAGGTGCTCAACGCGGGGTACGCCGGACGCGGCCAGGACGAGGTGGCCGCGCACGTCGCGGAGCTGGCCCGGCTCGGTGTTCCCGCGCCGTCCGTGACCCCGGCGCTCTACCCCGTCTCGCCGTATCTGGCCCAGCAGACGGACCGGGTCTCCGTGCAGCACGCGCGCACCTCCGGCGAGGCCGAGTGGGCGCTGGTCGTCGCGGCGGACGGCGAACTGCTGCTCACGGCGGCCTGCGACCACACCGACCGTGACCTTGAGGTGCACGGGGTCGCCTGGAGCAAGAACGCGGGCCCGGACGTGCTCGCCCGCCGCGCCTGGCGTCTGGACGACGTCCAGACACGCATCGACGACCTCACGCTGCGGGCCTGGGTCACCCACCGCGGCCAGGAGACGGAGATCCAGCACGGCACGCTCGCGGAGCTGCTCACTCCCGGCTACTGGGCCGGGGTCCTGCGCTCGCGCGGCGACCTGGTGCCCGGCACCGTCCTCATCTCCGGGACGATCCCGATGACCGAGGACGTGGACCAGTTCGCCGAGGCCTGGCGCGTGGAACTGGGCGATCCGGCGACCGGCGACACGATCCGTCTGGCGTACGAGGTCCTCCCGCTGCCGGCACCGATCGGCTGA
- a CDS encoding MFS transporter, protein MQSTQQAAGAPNPGRSGIRRAFFASLTGTALEWYDFAVYSAAAALVFGDLFFPSEDPLTGTILAFSTYAVGYISRPLGGFVFGRLGDVIGRKKVLIATLVLIGVATFLIGLLPAYGTVGVAAPIALVVLRFAQGVGVGGEWGGAVLLSSEFGDPRRRGFYASAAQIGPPAGNLLANGVLAALGVLLTEDQFLSWGWRVAFLLSGVLVGFGLWIRAKLEETPVFKAMEAEGTRPEAPIREVFTTQPRALCAAVLSRVAPDVLYAMFTVFVLTYATDELDMSRGSALTAVLIGSSLQVFLIPLAGAVSDRVNRRLLYGCSALAAGVWPFVFFLMVDGGSWILLVCGVVGGLVIHSFMYGPQAAFVAEQFSPRLRYTGSSLAYTLAGLIGGAIAPLLFTVLLSSYDSWVPLALYLAVAAAVTVVGLVLGRDADQAGEEEELLVTRAKTEPAVKLT, encoded by the coding sequence ATGCAATCCACCCAGCAGGCCGCAGGGGCCCCGAACCCCGGCCGCTCAGGTATCCGCCGCGCCTTCTTCGCCAGCCTCACCGGGACCGCCCTGGAGTGGTACGACTTCGCGGTCTACTCGGCCGCCGCGGCCCTGGTCTTCGGTGATCTCTTCTTCCCCTCGGAGGACCCCCTCACCGGCACGATCCTGGCGTTCTCCACCTACGCCGTCGGCTACATCTCCCGCCCGCTCGGCGGCTTCGTCTTCGGCCGGCTCGGCGATGTCATCGGCCGCAAGAAGGTCCTCATCGCCACGCTGGTCCTGATCGGCGTGGCCACCTTCCTGATCGGACTGCTGCCCGCCTACGGCACGGTCGGCGTGGCCGCGCCGATCGCCCTTGTCGTGCTGCGCTTCGCGCAGGGCGTCGGCGTGGGCGGCGAGTGGGGCGGCGCCGTCCTGCTGTCCAGCGAGTTCGGCGACCCGCGCCGCCGCGGTTTCTACGCGTCGGCCGCCCAGATCGGACCGCCCGCGGGCAACCTCCTGGCCAACGGCGTGCTGGCCGCGCTCGGGGTCCTGCTGACGGAGGACCAGTTCCTGTCCTGGGGCTGGCGCGTGGCGTTCCTGCTCTCCGGTGTGCTGGTCGGCTTCGGCCTGTGGATCCGGGCGAAGCTGGAGGAGACCCCGGTGTTCAAGGCGATGGAGGCCGAGGGCACCCGGCCCGAGGCGCCGATCCGCGAGGTGTTCACCACTCAGCCCCGCGCGCTGTGCGCGGCCGTCCTGAGCCGGGTGGCCCCCGACGTGCTGTACGCGATGTTCACCGTCTTCGTCCTGACCTACGCGACCGACGAGCTGGACATGTCGCGCGGCTCCGCGCTGACCGCCGTACTCATCGGCTCATCCCTTCAGGTCTTCCTCATCCCCCTGGCCGGCGCCGTGTCCGACCGGGTCAACCGGCGTCTGCTGTACGGCTGTTCCGCCCTGGCCGCGGGCGTGTGGCCGTTCGTGTTCTTCCTGATGGTCGACGGCGGCAGCTGGATCCTGCTGGTGTGCGGTGTCGTCGGAGGCCTGGTCATCCACTCCTTCATGTACGGACCGCAGGCGGCCTTCGTCGCGGAACAGTTCTCGCCGCGCCTGCGCTACACGGGCTCCTCGCTGGCCTACACCCTCGCCGGTCTCATCGGCGGCGCGATCGCTCCGCTGCTGTTCACCGTCCTGCTCAGCTCCTACGACAGCTGGGTCCCGCTCGCCCTGTACCTCGCGGTCGCCGCGGCCGTCACCGTCGTGGGACTGGTCCTGGGCCGGGACGCCGACCAGGCGGGTGAGGAAGAGGAGCTGCTCGTCACCCGCGCCAAGACCGAGCCGGCCGTCAAGCTCACCTGA
- a CDS encoding carbon-nitrogen hydrolase family protein produces the protein MRLALSQFTSGPEPEKNLGLIEDGVRRAADAGARVVVFPEASMACFGTPLPPIAQPLDGPWADAVRAIAAAADIVVVAGMFTPAPRGRVANTLLVTGPGVEASYDKIHLYDAFGYAESDTVAAGSRIVTVDIDGVRVGLATCYDVRFPELFRAHADAGAVATLLPASWGAGPGKREQWELLVRARALDATVWVAAVDQADPAAGGVVPHASAPTGIGHSMIVGPDGTVRRSLGAEPGLLTADLDVDEVAAVREKTSVLANRRLGRTA, from the coding sequence GTGCGTCTCGCCCTGAGCCAGTTCACCAGCGGACCCGAGCCGGAGAAGAATCTCGGACTCATCGAGGACGGCGTCCGGCGCGCCGCCGACGCAGGGGCACGCGTCGTCGTGTTCCCCGAAGCGTCGATGGCCTGCTTCGGCACCCCCTTGCCGCCGATCGCACAGCCGCTCGACGGCCCCTGGGCCGACGCGGTACGCGCCATCGCGGCCGCGGCGGACATCGTCGTGGTGGCGGGCATGTTCACCCCGGCCCCGCGAGGCCGGGTGGCCAACACCCTGCTGGTCACCGGGCCGGGCGTCGAGGCCTCGTACGACAAGATCCATCTGTACGACGCCTTCGGCTACGCCGAGTCCGACACCGTCGCCGCGGGCTCGCGGATCGTCACCGTCGACATCGACGGCGTACGCGTCGGACTGGCCACGTGCTACGACGTCCGCTTCCCCGAGCTCTTCCGGGCGCACGCCGACGCGGGGGCCGTGGCGACGCTCCTGCCCGCCTCCTGGGGCGCCGGTCCGGGCAAGCGCGAGCAGTGGGAGCTGCTCGTACGTGCCCGTGCCCTGGACGCCACCGTGTGGGTCGCGGCCGTGGACCAGGCCGATCCGGCGGCCGGAGGAGTGGTTCCGCACGCTTCGGCGCCCACGGGCATCGGACACAGCATGATCGTCGGGCCGGACGGAACCGTACGCCGTAGCCTGGGCGCGGAGCCGGGTCTGCTGACGGCCGACCTGGACGTCGACGAGGTGGCGGCGGTCCGCGAGAAGACGTCGGTGCTGGCCAA